A region from the Vicia villosa cultivar HV-30 ecotype Madison, WI linkage group LG3, Vvil1.0, whole genome shotgun sequence genome encodes:
- the LOC131659137 gene encoding uncharacterized protein LOC131659137: protein MVNFDVRRILVDEGSSCDIMYSHLFKTLQLDDSHLTPYVGADLQGFNDSTSKPWGYVEILVTLGEEETARVIKTQFVVDCESLYNCILGRPAIVELTAVPSTAHLMMKYYTKRGRVVTIKGDIEAARICFDAAVKGYQSVNKQPKISSKNKKGEQSNKPDVHSVDLDARFSEEELKHASEDPEATKGKSAHPVLPIPDGDFELIPLGDEPNKKVKIRAGIPEIAKKQLQACLRQNADLFAWSAAEMPGLDPEVSCHHLSINPATRAVAQRRRRQSPEKAEAAEKVVKDLLELVDNSAGYKLLSFMDAYSGYNQIPMARSNRKHTAFMTESGNYYYNVIPFRLKNAEATYQQMMNTVFRGEIRDTLEVYMDDMIVKSREEITHTDDLERVFARARQCRIRFNPEKCTFGARAGKFIGFYLTERGIKANPDKCRAFSNIPTPNNKKSIQVLNGMLTALSRFVAKAPQHALPFFKLLRKEETFSHLKQVLSHPPVLIQPDVGESLYLYLAVSAEAVSAPLIRETSGGQKPVYFTSKALQGPKVRYQQIKKVALSLIIAARRLRYYFLAHTIVVRTDHPIKQLLGCPDMAGRMLNWSFEMSEFDIQYESRKALKAQALADFIAEMTIPGPQTSANDEWTIFVDGASNSSGSGAGIILENNEGILIEVSLILSFQTSNNQAEYEALLAGIRLAEDLGARIITIYTDSQLVAPQVIGDYQAKNELLIRYLAMVKEKIKNFAQAKVEHVPREHNTRADILSKLASTRKKESNKSVIQETLPRPSVQAAAHPPTIHTIGEAHCWMTPVYNFLTKNELPSNQKEVAIVK from the exons ATGGTGAACTTTGATGTTCGTCGTATCTTGGTCGATGAAGGTAGCTCGTGCGACATAATGTACTCGCACTTGTTCAAAACACTCCAACTCGACGATTCCCATTTAACTCCTTATGTAGGAGCCGACCTTCAAGGATTCAACGACTCTACCTCCAAACCCTGGGGATACGTTGAAATCCTAGTGACTCTGGGCGAAGAGGAAACCGCCAGGGTGATCAAGACCCAATTCGTCGTCGACTGCGAATCCCTTTACAACTGCATATTGGGAAGACCAGCCATTGTCGAGCTCACTGCTGTCCCATCCACGGCCCACTTGATGATGAAATACTACACCAAGAGAGGCCGGGTCGTGACGATCAAGGGAGATATCGAGGCTGCAAGGATATGTTTCGACGCTGCTGTCAAAGGCTACCAATCCGTAAACAAACAGCCCAAGATATCCAGCAAGAACAAGAAAGGCGAACAGAGCAACAAACCGGACGTCCACTCCGTCGACCTGGATGCACGTTTCTCCGAAGAGGAGCTGAAGCACGCATCCGAAGACCCGGAAGCAACAAAAGGGAAGTCCGCCCATCCCGTCCTCCCAATTCCTGACGGCGACTTCGAGCTCATCCCTTTGGGAGACGAACCCAACAAGAAGGTCAAGATCAGAGCAGGAATCCCAGAGATCGCGAAGAAACAGCTGCAAGCCTGCCTCCGTCAGAATGCCgatctgttcgcctggagcgctgccgagatgcccggactcgaccccgagGTCTCCTGTCATCACCTTAGTATCAATCCAGCCACTAGGGCCGTAGCTCAACGTAGGAGAAGGCAGTCTCCCgaaaaagcggaggctgccgagaaagttGTAAAAGACCttctagag CTGGTCGATAACTCGGCCGGTTACAAACTTTTATCTTTTATGGATGCATATTCAGGATATAATCAAATACCCATGGCGAGGAGCAACAGGAAACAcacggccttcatgaccgaatcAGGCAATTACTACTATAACGTAATACCGTTCAGACTCAAGAACGCCGAGGCAACCTACCAACAGATGATGAACACGGTGTTCCGAGGAGAAATCAGGGACACCCTCGAAGtttacatggacgacatgatcgtcaaatctcgagaagagaTAACTCACACTGACGATCTCGAGCGAGTCTTCGCCCGAGCAAGACAATGCAGGATAAGGTTCAACCCTGAGAAATGCACTTTCGGGGCAAGAGCTGGAAAGTTCATCGGCTTCTATCTGACCGAACGGGGCATCAAAGCCAACCCCGACAAGTGTCGAGCATTTTCCAACATCCCCACTCCGAACAACAAGAAGTCGATCCAAGTCCTGAACGGGATGCTCACCgcattatcccgcttcgtcgctAAAGCCCCCCAGCACGCTCTCCCATTTTTCAAACTTCTGCGCAAAGAGGAAACCTTTTCACATCTCAAACAAGTACTCTCACACCCCCCTGTCCTCATCCAACCAGACGTCGGAGAGTCACTCTACCTCTATCTAGCCGTATCCGCCGAGGCCGTAAGCGCGCCACTCATTCGAGAGACGAGCGGGGGGCAGAAACCCGTGTACTTTACGAGCAAAGCCCTCCAAGGGCCTAAAGTAAGGTACCAGCAAATCAAGAAAGTGGCCCTCTCGCTCATCATCGCTGCGAGAAGACTACGATATTATTTCCTCGCACACACCATTGTCGTGAGAACCGACCATCCCATCAAGCAATTACTAGGCTGTCCAGATATGGCCGGTAGAATGCTAAATTGGTCCTTCGAAATGTCTGAATTTGACATCCAATACGAAAGTAGAAAGGCCCTGAAAGCACAGGCCCTAGCCGACTTTATCGCCGAGATGACTATCCCCGGGCCTCAAACGTCCGCCAACGACGAATGGACAATCTTCGTCGACGGAGCATCCAACTCGTCAGGAAGCGGAGCAGGCATCATCCTCGAAAACAATGAGGGCATCCTCATTGAAGTTTCGCTCATCCTATCCTTCCAAACATCCAACAATCAGGCCGAATACGAAGCCCTCTTGGCGGGAATCCGTCTGGCCGAAGATCTAGGAGCACGGATTATTACCATTTACACTGACTCTCAGCTCGTTGCTCCCCAAGTAATCGGTGATTATCAAGCCAAAAACGAACTCCTAATTAGATACCTGGCCATGGTCAAAGAGAAAATCAAGAACTTCGCCCAGGCAAAAGTCGAACACGTCCCCCGTGAACACAATACACGAGCAGACATCCTTTCCAAGTTGGCGAGCACCAGGAAAAAAGAGAGCAACAAGTCTGTAATTCAAGAAACCCTCCCCCGACCAAGCGTACAAGCAGCCGCCCACC